AGGTTATCCGCCTCCGTATCGATCATGAAAATACGCACGCCTGCCTCTATCATTTTATCCTCGAATTTATTGAAAAGGCGGCTGGCCACTCCCGTCCTCTGGTATTCCGGAGATACGACCAGCCAGACAAGATAACCATATTTCCAGGCTGATTTCTTTTTGGTGACCACATTGCCCAGGGCAAATCCCAAAATCTGCCCCTCCAGCGCCGCCACAAGGCAGTACTCTGTATCCTCGTTGAACATGGAGATGACTTCAAACTCGTCCCAGGTACGATAGAGCGTGGGCGTTTTATCAGCTGTAAAGACCTGCTCGCCCAGGTGAAAAACTTCCGGGATGTCGTCAACTTCCATCTCCCTGATATCGATATCTATCTTTTTCCTGCCGCCGTTCTCCCCTTGATCAGGCAGGGCCGCGGAAAGTGGCTTTTCATTGTTGCCGCGCTGCCCGGCAGCGCCGTTGATACTCATATAGCCTCCCTGTGAATGATAAATCGTATACGCAAGGTAAACCTGACTATCAATGCATTTAAAACTGATATCCCAGAGAGCGAGCCTTGTCGTAACACTTCTTAGCCTCGGTGGTGCGCTTGAGCGTCTCAAGCGTCAGCCCCTTGCTGTACCACAGTGCCGGATTATTGACATCGAGGGCCAGCGCACGATCAAAGGCAATAATAGCCTCGTCGTAACGCTTCAGCTCATGCAGGGCTTTGGCTTTATAGCCCCAGGGAAACGAGTTTGCATCATCAAGCGAGATTGATTTATCGGTTGACTTCAGCACGTCTTCATACAACTGGCTCTTCATCTGGGCATAGGTGAGCTCGTCCCACAAATCAACATTGGCCGAATCCAGCGAGGCAGCCCTGGCGTAACTTTGCACAGCCTCCTGGTACTTACCCTGGGCCTGGTATACCAGTCCCTTGCTCTCCCAGTAGACAGCGTCGTTGCCGTTAATAGAAACAGCCTTATCCACGCTTTCCAGGGCTTTATCATGCTGGCCCAAGTTCATGTAGGATATACCTCGATAATTCCAGGCATCGGCGAAATTGGAATCAAGCTTAATGGCCTGATCATAGCTATCAATAGCCTGCTCGAAGTTTTTCATAGCATCCAGAGCCTGCCCTTTATTGAAGTGGACCGCCGGATTGGACGGGTCCTTCTCCAGCGCACGATCGAAATTGAGCAACGCCTTCTCAAACGCCCCCTTGTTATACAGGTCGATTCCCGTCTCATTGAAGGCAACGGCCTCCTGATTGCTGC
The nucleotide sequence above comes from Dehalococcoidia bacterium. Encoded proteins:
- a CDS encoding GNAT family N-acetyltransferase; its protein translation is MSINGAAGQRGNNEKPLSAALPDQGENGGRKKIDIDIREMEVDDIPEVFHLGEQVFTADKTPTLYRTWDEFEVISMFNEDTEYCLVAALEGQILGFALGNVVTKKKSAWKYGYLVWLVVSPEYQRTGVASRLFNKFEDKMIEAGVRIFMIDTEADNLPALHFFRAKGFGNPQQHIYMTYNPAATEQQKEKEKEKKRSLRGKKNGAEHRRSG
- a CDS encoding tetratricopeptide repeat protein — protein: MEKKIIVCKPAFYHVAALFLVLLVVTLAGCQTGSQGYSSNQEAVAFNETGIDLYNKGAFEKALLNFDRALEKDPSNPAVHFNKGQALDAMKNFEQAIDSYDQAIKLDSNFADAWNYRGISYMNLGQHDKALESVDKAVSINGNDAVYWESKGLVYQAQGKYQEAVQSYARAASLDSANVDLWDELTYAQMKSQLYEDVLKSTDKSISLDDANSFPWGYKAKALHELKRYDEAIIAFDRALALDVNNPALWYSKGLTLETLKRTTEAKKCYDKARSLGYQF